In Paenibacillus sp. 1781tsa1, one DNA window encodes the following:
- a CDS encoding sugar ABC transporter permease yields MTTTYLKRYWQLYALISLPIIYFLIFRYGPMYGVQIAFKDFNLFQGISGSEWIGFDAFREVFGMRDFYTTLRNTFMLNFLDLIVSFPAPIILAIMLYEVRFKWFKKISQTILYIPHFISWVIIGGIVYQLFGNQSGMVNGVLESMGLNSIPFLTEKNPWLVTYLFTGVWQSAGWGTILYLAALTGVNKELFEAAEIDGASRLKRIWHITLPSIKPTIVTLLILNLGHMVSIGFDRPYIIGNTAVREYSDVLSTFVYRVGLESGQYTLATVVGLFQAVVGLVFVLGSNYISKKTTGEGIL; encoded by the coding sequence TTGACTACCACATACTTGAAGAGATATTGGCAATTGTACGCGCTAATTTCACTGCCTATTATCTACTTTTTAATCTTTCGTTATGGACCGATGTACGGTGTACAGATCGCCTTTAAGGACTTTAACTTGTTCCAGGGAATCAGTGGAAGTGAGTGGATCGGTTTTGATGCATTTCGTGAAGTGTTTGGAATGCGGGACTTCTACACCACATTGCGTAACACCTTTATGCTGAATTTTCTGGATTTGATCGTTTCATTTCCAGCTCCTATTATTTTGGCGATCATGCTCTATGAAGTTCGATTCAAATGGTTTAAAAAAATATCACAGACCATTCTGTACATTCCTCACTTTATCTCATGGGTAATCATCGGGGGAATTGTATACCAATTGTTCGGTAATCAATCCGGTATGGTTAACGGTGTACTGGAGAGTATGGGTTTAAATTCAATACCATTTTTGACAGAAAAAAATCCATGGCTTGTGACATACCTGTTCACAGGTGTCTGGCAAAGTGCAGGATGGGGAACCATTCTATATCTGGCAGCATTAACCGGCGTCAACAAGGAATTGTTCGAAGCAGCTGAAATTGATGGAGCATCGCGGCTGAAGAGAATCTGGCATATTACATTGCCAAGCATTAAACCAACCATTGTGACCCTACTCATTCTTAATCTTGGACATATGGTCAGCATCGGTTTTGATCGGCCTTATATCATTGGTAATACGGCTGTGCGTGAATATTCCGATGTACTCAGTACCTTTGTATACAGAGTTGGTCTTGAATCAGGACAATACACGCTGGCAACTGTCGTCGGATTGTTCCAGGCAGTAGTAGGACTTGTATTCGTACTAGGCTCCAACTATATTTCGAAGAAAACAACCGGTGAAGGTATTTTGTAG
- a CDS encoding ribose-phosphate pyrophosphokinase yields MQHSLRIFSGSSNPKLAEQVCDKLGVQLGKIKLSRFKSGEIYVHYEETIRNCDVFLVQSLSHPINELFVELLVMIDAAKRASARTVNIIVPYYGYARQERKSAPREPISAKMVADVLTTAGANRVVTIDLHAAAIQGFFNIPVDHMTSLDLISDYLLSKGIENPVVVSPDAGRASMAEKLANRLDSPFAIMIKKRPSHNESVITHVIGDVEGRTPIIIEDLIDTGTTILNVVEGLKERGSKNVYVCATHGLFSDGAVSKLNHPSIEEVVVTDSIALPDDHPECFKVLPVAPMLARAVRIIVDGGSMATLFKDSGI; encoded by the coding sequence ATGCAGCATTCGTTACGTATTTTTTCCGGTTCATCGAACCCTAAGCTGGCAGAACAGGTATGTGACAAGCTGGGAGTACAACTGGGCAAGATCAAGCTGTCCAGGTTCAAGAGCGGAGAAATATACGTTCATTATGAAGAAACGATCCGTAATTGTGATGTGTTTCTGGTACAGTCGTTGTCTCATCCGATCAATGAGCTGTTTGTCGAGCTGTTGGTGATGATTGATGCCGCAAAGAGGGCTTCAGCACGCACTGTGAACATCATTGTTCCGTATTATGGCTATGCTCGTCAAGAGCGCAAATCCGCTCCACGGGAACCGATCTCGGCCAAGATGGTCGCAGATGTATTAACTACGGCTGGCGCCAATCGAGTGGTAACGATTGACCTGCACGCAGCGGCCATTCAGGGATTTTTCAACATTCCAGTTGATCACATGACATCGCTCGATCTGATTAGTGATTATCTGTTAAGCAAAGGAATCGAGAACCCTGTCGTGGTCTCCCCTGATGCGGGACGAGCATCGATGGCAGAGAAGTTGGCTAATCGTCTGGATTCCCCATTTGCCATTATGATCAAGAAACGTCCAAGCCATAATGAATCGGTAATTACCCATGTCATTGGTGATGTAGAAGGACGGACACCGATTATTATTGAGGATCTGATCGACACCGGAACAACCATTCTGAATGTGGTGGAAGGGTTGAAGGAACGCGGGTCCAAAAATGTATATGTATGTGCAACACACGGATTGTTCTCAGATGGGGCAGTAAGTAAATTGAATCACCCGTCAATTGAAGAGGTGGTAGTTACGGACTCGATCGCACTGCCAGATGACCACCCTGAATGCTTCAAAGTGTTACCTGTTGCGCCAATGCTGGCTCGCGCCGTGCGCATTATTGTGGATGGTGGCTCCATGGCCACATTGTTTAAGGATTCTGGCATTTAG
- the hisB gene encoding imidazoleglycerol-phosphate dehydratase HisB — translation MDKQNNGVELENKGAVRQAEVDRKTNETNIQLAFTVDGTGQSTIETDVPFLNHMLDLFTKHGQFDLNVQARGDIDIDDHHTVEDIGICLGQTLREALGDKRGIKRYASVFVPMDEALAQVIIDVSNRPHFEYRAEYPSQQVGSFSTELVHEFLWKLALEARITLHVIVHYGQNTHHMIEAIFKALGRALDEATMIDPRVTGVPSTKGVL, via the coding sequence ATGGATAAGCAAAATAATGGTGTGGAACTTGAAAACAAAGGTGCAGTGCGCCAAGCAGAGGTTGACCGCAAAACAAACGAGACCAATATCCAATTGGCCTTTACTGTAGATGGAACAGGACAATCCACGATTGAAACGGATGTACCTTTCCTGAATCATATGCTGGATCTGTTCACGAAGCACGGACAATTCGACCTGAACGTGCAGGCCCGTGGAGATATTGATATCGACGATCATCACACGGTTGAAGACATCGGCATCTGTCTGGGACAGACGTTGCGAGAAGCATTGGGTGACAAACGTGGTATCAAGCGTTACGCCAGTGTTTTTGTACCGATGGACGAGGCACTCGCTCAGGTCATTATTGATGTGAGCAACCGACCTCACTTTGAATACCGTGCAGAATACCCTTCCCAACAGGTTGGCAGTTTCTCCACGGAGCTGGTACATGAATTCCTGTGGAAATTAGCGCTGGAAGCTCGGATTACGTTACATGTCATTGTGCACTATGGTCAGAACACCCACCACATGATTGAAGCGATCTTTAAGGCATTGGGACGTGCTCTGGATGAAGCAACGATGATTGATCCACGTGTAACGGGTGTGCCTTCCACGAAGGGAGTGCTGTAG
- the hisJ gene encoding histidinol-phosphatase HisJ, with product MRIDYHTHHERCGHAVGKLEEYVQRGVEIGLSQIGLSDHMPLLHVDPAQYYPEMAMPMDELPRYVEECFSLKERYRGQIDVRVGLEGDYIEGWETEIRAIIERYPWDYVIGSVHFLGEWDITDFRQTHHWEGKDILDVYRQYYDAVSKAAATGMYDIMGHTDVIKRFGYVPSEEQTDERISLENAALQAIAKSGCTMELNASGLSKPCAEMFPSRRMLTEAIRLGIPLTMGSDAHDPLKLGDYLPEAEALLHELGCTEVAVFEGRQRSFIPLNV from the coding sequence GTGCGTATAGACTATCATACACACCATGAGCGGTGTGGACATGCCGTTGGCAAACTGGAAGAGTACGTGCAGCGTGGTGTGGAGATCGGACTATCCCAGATTGGATTGTCCGATCACATGCCATTGTTGCATGTCGATCCGGCTCAATATTATCCGGAAATGGCGATGCCTATGGATGAGTTGCCGCGTTATGTAGAGGAGTGTTTCTCCCTGAAAGAACGTTACCGTGGGCAGATTGACGTACGTGTTGGTCTGGAAGGTGACTATATTGAAGGCTGGGAAACAGAGATTCGTGCGATCATTGAGCGTTATCCTTGGGACTATGTGATTGGCTCCGTTCATTTCCTCGGGGAATGGGACATTACGGATTTCCGCCAGACCCATCACTGGGAGGGCAAAGACATCCTTGACGTATATCGTCAGTACTATGATGCTGTAAGCAAGGCAGCTGCGACGGGCATGTACGATATTATGGGCCATACGGATGTCATTAAACGGTTTGGCTATGTTCCTTCAGAGGAGCAGACAGACGAACGTATCTCACTGGAGAACGCAGCGCTACAGGCAATTGCCAAAAGCGGCTGCACCATGGAGCTGAATGCTTCCGGATTATCGAAGCCGTGTGCCGAGATGTTTCCTAGTCGCAGAATGCTGACGGAAGCCATTCGATTGGGCATTCCATTAACCATGGGTTCTGATGCACATGACCCACTGAAGTTGGGGGATTATTTGCCGGAAGCTGAAGCACTTTTACATGAGTTGGGCTGTACGGAAGTCGCTGTTTTTGAAGGCCGTCAGCGCTCGTTCATTCCTTTAAATGTATAA
- the hisIE gene encoding bifunctional phosphoribosyl-AMP cyclohydrolase/phosphoribosyl-ATP diphosphatase HisIE → MSDEIKEQLSLEQVVEHIRWSDGLVPAIVQDVDTREVLMMAYMNRESLKLSLESGETWFWSRSRQELWHKGATSGNVQTITSLKYDCDGDTLLVEVKPNGPACHTGAVTCFHNEIIGLPENSTDKAPDEAGAASASASSGSESRFEVLAELESVIAERERERPEGAYTTYLFDKGVDKILKKIGEEASETIIAAKNKDNGELRLEVSDLMYHLLVLLQERKLPLDDIMSELSRRHERPRRD, encoded by the coding sequence GTGAGCGATGAAATCAAGGAACAGTTGTCCTTGGAACAGGTTGTGGAACACATTCGTTGGAGTGATGGTTTGGTTCCTGCCATTGTGCAGGACGTGGATACTCGGGAAGTCTTAATGATGGCTTATATGAATCGCGAATCTCTGAAGTTGTCGCTTGAATCCGGTGAAACCTGGTTCTGGTCACGCTCGCGCCAAGAGCTGTGGCATAAAGGGGCAACATCTGGCAACGTGCAGACCATTACTTCCCTAAAATATGATTGCGACGGTGATACCTTGTTGGTTGAGGTCAAACCGAACGGTCCCGCTTGCCATACAGGGGCGGTAACTTGTTTCCATAATGAGATCATTGGATTGCCAGAGAATTCGACAGACAAGGCTCCGGATGAAGCGGGTGCGGCATCTGCTTCTGCAAGTTCCGGTTCCGAAAGTCGCTTTGAGGTATTGGCTGAACTGGAATCCGTTATTGCAGAGCGTGAACGTGAGCGTCCTGAGGGTGCATACACAACGTATCTGTTTGATAAAGGTGTAGACAAAATACTGAAAAAAATCGGTGAAGAAGCGTCCGAAACGATCATCGCCGCCAAAAATAAAGATAATGGCGAGCTTCGTCTGGAAGTCAGTGACCTGATGTATCACCTGCTCGTCCTGTTACAAGAGCGCAAGCTGCCACTGGACGACATTATGTCAGAGCTGAGCCGCCGTCATGAACGGCCTCGCCGAGATTAG
- the hisA gene encoding 1-(5-phosphoribosyl)-5-[(5-phosphoribosylamino)methylideneamino]imidazole-4-carboxamide isomerase, whose translation MSSFILYPAIDIRDGKCVRLVQGDYNQETVYNDDPVQVALSWEKQGGTYVHLVDLDGAKAGHPVNDELIGRIASAVNVPVQVGGGLRTVADVERLLGLGVSRLIIGTAAIEDRTFTEEVLGRYSDKVAIGIDARNGYVATRGWLETSEVQAEVLAKELAAYGAETFIFTDISRDGMMQGPNVEAIVSLAKASGRTVIASGGVSVMDDLLRLSRHADDGVGGAIVGKALYTGSIDLSEAVRAVNK comes from the coding sequence ATGTCATCTTTTATCCTATATCCGGCGATTGATATCCGGGACGGCAAATGTGTAAGACTGGTGCAGGGAGATTATAATCAGGAGACTGTGTATAACGATGACCCGGTTCAAGTAGCTCTTTCCTGGGAGAAGCAAGGCGGTACATACGTGCATCTGGTGGATCTGGATGGTGCCAAAGCAGGTCATCCTGTTAACGATGAGCTGATCGGGCGGATTGCCTCGGCTGTGAACGTACCTGTTCAGGTGGGCGGCGGACTTCGTACAGTAGCGGATGTAGAGCGTTTGCTGGGTCTGGGTGTTAGCCGGCTGATCATTGGAACAGCAGCCATTGAGGATCGTACTTTTACAGAGGAAGTACTGGGACGTTACAGCGACAAAGTGGCAATTGGCATCGACGCTCGTAATGGTTATGTGGCAACCCGCGGATGGCTTGAAACATCGGAAGTACAGGCAGAGGTACTCGCGAAGGAATTGGCGGCGTATGGGGCAGAAACGTTTATCTTTACGGATATTTCCCGTGATGGTATGATGCAGGGTCCTAATGTTGAAGCGATTGTATCTCTGGCCAAGGCAAGCGGACGGACGGTTATTGCTTCCGGTGGTGTGAGTGTAATGGATGATCTGCTTCGTCTGAGTCGTCACGCCGATGATGGTGTTGGTGGAGCAATCGTGGGTAAAGCACTGTATACGGGAAGCATCGATCTGTCTGAAGCGGTACGTGCGGTTAATAAGTAA
- a CDS encoding helix-turn-helix domain-containing protein codes for MSRNWYYRLLFSYFPIFFLTVTILIFIAFVFINDISKEETKKADRISSSYMIDTVDRTIRDIELSILETVQSQQAYKLYFNNTNLASPDTVYAIAQNLRELTNSSSWIQSIYLYDKRNKHVLTISGSREAESFSDKAWIDQMATGSIGSGWQPVREFDTGSVQRTPIRVLTVNKDMPLPFGSQGTLVINIKMSSIEQSVDSMVNGQLSFLTITDRDGKVVYNAHSDQEGSIDGQELNRLPLERLGWTISSGIKAGNLFGWVSVVSYVWVIIAIVTVICAIVYIVYITRRNYKPIQIIMNRIESHQIRAFEHSGARTDEMKMIDGVLENLINHMMDYDKKSRENVLMQRSKLFNALLHGEHIENAAEQLTELSPLNDVHDSSRFVVVVGEINRYEKGFQERYTRGEQNTLKFALMNVLQELSRNTGVQCWTEWISVDQIAILFVFKEQSDNNLDMSGQIRVVAEECKSWVEQNLRISLSFGIGPIAQGIGAIRNSYAAAEAVMQRKLLMNGDVGQADCGEPQHPLLDTYTYLQMIADFVKRFRMSSGQWREQLEEIFTAFEQNKLPDDEIRSLIQAMLQMLSREVAMMSEGLQEELSEDNINRWLSAVEEAETLTDVKSLLFDGLTDLFRTYVAVTETKSYKAMVNEMKNYIEEQFANPDLSLKHLSDRFQITGKHASYLFKTEFNMKFVDFVTELRMKETEQLLLNTDYSLQDIALKVGYANGITLGRVFKRVTGITPGDYRRLKREHREPEE; via the coding sequence TTGTCTCGTAATTGGTACTACCGGTTACTGTTCTCGTATTTCCCAATTTTTTTTCTTACGGTGACCATACTCATTTTCATCGCGTTTGTTTTCATCAATGACATATCTAAAGAGGAAACAAAAAAAGCAGACCGGATCTCCTCCAGTTATATGATAGACACGGTGGATCGCACAATCAGGGATATTGAACTATCCATCCTGGAAACGGTACAGAGTCAGCAGGCATACAAACTCTATTTTAATAATACCAACCTGGCCAGCCCGGACACGGTGTATGCAATAGCGCAGAATTTACGTGAGCTAACCAATTCGTCCTCATGGATTCAATCCATCTATCTATATGACAAGCGAAATAAACATGTTCTGACCATAAGTGGTTCCAGAGAAGCAGAAAGTTTCTCGGATAAGGCATGGATTGATCAGATGGCTACCGGATCTATCGGTTCAGGCTGGCAGCCAGTTCGGGAATTCGATACGGGCTCTGTTCAACGTACCCCTATTCGTGTATTGACCGTGAATAAGGACATGCCTTTGCCTTTTGGCTCTCAGGGCACATTGGTCATTAATATCAAGATGAGCAGTATTGAACAAAGTGTAGATAGTATGGTTAATGGTCAGCTCTCATTCCTGACGATTACGGATCGGGACGGTAAGGTTGTGTATAATGCACACTCGGACCAAGAAGGCTCGATAGATGGTCAGGAACTGAACAGGCTGCCACTAGAAAGACTAGGCTGGACAATATCCAGTGGAATCAAGGCCGGCAACTTATTTGGCTGGGTATCTGTCGTGTCATATGTATGGGTAATCATTGCCATTGTGACTGTCATCTGTGCGATTGTGTATATCGTGTATATTACTCGTCGTAACTATAAACCCATTCAGATTATCATGAACCGGATCGAGTCTCATCAGATTCGGGCGTTTGAGCACTCGGGTGCTCGCACGGATGAGATGAAGATGATTGACGGTGTGCTTGAGAATCTGATTAATCACATGATGGATTATGACAAGAAAAGCAGGGAAAATGTACTCATGCAGCGTAGCAAGTTGTTCAATGCCCTATTGCATGGTGAACACATCGAAAATGCAGCAGAGCAATTAACAGAGCTCTCTCCACTGAATGACGTGCATGACTCCTCGCGCTTTGTCGTTGTCGTTGGAGAGATTAACCGTTATGAGAAGGGGTTTCAGGAGAGGTACACAAGAGGTGAACAAAATACGCTGAAGTTTGCCTTGATGAACGTTTTGCAAGAACTGTCACGTAATACTGGAGTACAATGCTGGACGGAATGGATTAGTGTAGATCAGATTGCAATCCTTTTCGTGTTCAAAGAACAGAGTGATAACAACTTGGATATGTCTGGTCAGATTCGTGTTGTAGCTGAGGAATGCAAATCTTGGGTGGAACAAAATCTACGCATTTCCTTAAGCTTTGGTATTGGACCTATTGCTCAGGGAATCGGTGCGATACGCAATTCCTATGCGGCAGCAGAAGCGGTAATGCAACGCAAACTATTGATGAATGGAGATGTCGGCCAAGCCGACTGCGGTGAACCACAGCATCCTTTGCTGGATACCTATACTTATCTACAGATGATTGCGGACTTTGTTAAGCGGTTCCGGATGTCGAGTGGACAGTGGCGGGAACAGTTGGAGGAGATCTTTACAGCATTTGAACAGAACAAACTGCCAGATGACGAGATTCGTTCTCTGATTCAGGCCATGTTGCAGATGCTTAGCCGAGAGGTGGCCATGATGTCGGAAGGACTCCAGGAAGAGCTGTCCGAAGACAACATCAATAGATGGTTGAGTGCTGTGGAAGAGGCAGAGACGCTTACGGATGTGAAGAGTCTTTTGTTCGATGGTCTGACGGACCTATTCAGAACGTATGTGGCGGTAACGGAAACCAAGAGTTACAAAGCCATGGTTAACGAAATGAAAAATTATATCGAAGAACAGTTTGCGAATCCTGATCTTTCATTGAAACATCTCAGCGACCGATTCCAGATTACGGGCAAACATGCGAGTTATTTGTTCAAGACAGAATTCAACATGAAGTTTGTTGATTTTGTTACGGAGCTTCGCATGAAGGAGACGGAGCAGCTTCTGCTCAATACGGATTACTCTCTGCAGGATATTGCCCTGAAGGTTGGGTATGCAAATGGAATTACGTTGGGACGTGTATTTAAACGGGTAACGGGCATTACACCAGGAGATTATCGTCGTTTGAAACGAGAACATCGAGAACCCGAAGAGTAA
- a CDS encoding extracellular solute-binding protein has protein sequence MTRKATKGSLKKWMGLALTMVMGVSLLAGCSSASEESAEGGTSGNGERVTLKVEIFDRGNSPSPYTITNNYLSKMIQEKFGDPNNIDVQFVPVQRSEEVTKLNVLMASNTDVPDIVFVYDSSVFYRYAQQGGLTDVGELIDQYGPNLKKFLGEDTLKFGQVEGQQFAVPGKRAITGRYSSYIRQDWLDKLGLPAPKTTDELYTTLKAFKDKDPGGLGSKNIPMGMALAPAQFETLIYSFIKPVSGDLTYGQRYELPLHEGFKESMQFLNKLYNEGLISKDFSLDEDKTQLGKDIQNGNVGYWSEDVDAMFYGDGTLDNLTKNVSGSKVLPVDVYTNPNADNKHIKSRYGTNGMYIMIPKSSKRSVEAIKYLDWMASDNNLIDIYSGVEGENYDLVDGIPVVKEDASQEAQDRLFNAGDTAIISNGKNIGDQATNEKAWILGFPQNNQELLKQSIDIANTDTVGPIIFDKPIEAEMKYSTALKDKLNVIIVKTAMAKPADFDAVYEKEMADFMSLGGTELKKELEEAVQALPAN, from the coding sequence ATGACAAGAAAAGCAACCAAAGGGAGTCTGAAGAAATGGATGGGTTTGGCGCTTACGATGGTAATGGGCGTTTCTTTACTTGCGGGATGCTCATCAGCATCAGAAGAATCAGCTGAAGGCGGAACATCAGGCAATGGTGAGCGCGTTACCTTAAAGGTGGAGATTTTCGACCGTGGTAACAGTCCTTCGCCGTACACAATTACGAACAACTATCTATCTAAAATGATTCAGGAGAAGTTCGGTGATCCCAACAATATTGATGTACAGTTTGTACCCGTTCAGCGTTCTGAGGAAGTTACCAAGCTGAATGTCCTGATGGCTAGTAATACGGATGTCCCTGATATTGTCTTTGTTTATGACTCAAGCGTGTTTTATCGGTATGCCCAACAAGGTGGACTGACTGATGTTGGAGAGTTGATTGATCAGTACGGTCCAAACCTGAAGAAGTTCCTGGGCGAAGATACTTTGAAGTTCGGGCAAGTAGAAGGACAACAGTTTGCTGTTCCGGGTAAACGTGCTATCACAGGCCGATACAGCTCTTACATTCGTCAGGATTGGCTCGATAAGCTGGGATTGCCAGCACCGAAGACCACGGATGAATTATATACAACTTTGAAAGCGTTCAAGGATAAAGATCCTGGTGGTCTCGGAAGCAAAAACATCCCAATGGGTATGGCTCTTGCACCGGCTCAATTCGAAACGCTCATCTATTCATTCATCAAGCCTGTTAGTGGCGACCTGACTTACGGTCAACGGTATGAGTTGCCGCTGCATGAAGGATTCAAAGAATCGATGCAGTTCCTGAACAAATTGTACAACGAAGGTTTGATCAGCAAAGATTTCAGTTTGGATGAAGACAAAACGCAATTAGGTAAAGACATTCAAAACGGTAACGTAGGTTACTGGTCTGAAGATGTGGATGCCATGTTCTACGGAGATGGGACACTGGATAATTTAACGAAGAACGTAAGTGGCAGCAAAGTGTTGCCGGTGGATGTATACACTAATCCAAATGCAGACAACAAACACATCAAGTCACGCTACGGAACAAATGGTATGTACATTATGATTCCGAAGAGCAGCAAACGTTCTGTCGAAGCGATCAAATATCTCGACTGGATGGCATCTGACAACAATCTGATTGATATCTACAGTGGTGTGGAAGGCGAGAACTATGATCTGGTAGACGGCATTCCAGTTGTGAAGGAAGATGCATCCCAAGAAGCGCAGGATCGCCTGTTCAATGCAGGGGATACAGCAATTATCTCCAACGGTAAAAACATCGGTGATCAGGCAACGAATGAAAAAGCATGGATTCTGGGCTTCCCGCAGAATAACCAGGAGCTCCTGAAACAATCCATTGATATTGCCAACACCGACACAGTGGGACCGATTATCTTCGATAAACCGATTGAAGCAGAGATGAAGTACAGCACAGCTCTCAAAGATAAATTGAACGTCATTATTGTAAAAACAGCGATGGCTAAGCCAGCAGATTTCGATGCGGTGTATGAGAAAGAAATGGCTGATTTCATGTCGCTCGGTGGTACTGAACTGAAAAAAGAACTTGAAGAAGCAGTTCAAGCACTCCCTGCAAACTAA
- the hisF gene encoding imidazole glycerol phosphate synthase subunit HisF, translating into MLAKRIIPCLDVKDGRVVKGVNFVNLRDAGDPVELAALYDREGADELVFLDISASVEGRETMEEVVRQTAGEIAIPFTVGGGISKVEDMKRILRAGADKIAVNTAAVLNPQLIADGARRFGSQCIVVAIDAKYNDAWGEWEVYTHGGRKPSGIKALEWVKQAESLGAGEILLTSMDADGTKDGFDLKLTAAVSESVRIPVIASGGAGKESHFYDVFTTGKADAGLAATIFHYKEIAVPALKQHLREQGVEIRD; encoded by the coding sequence ATGCTGGCAAAAAGAATCATCCCCTGTCTGGACGTGAAGGACGGCCGGGTCGTCAAAGGCGTCAACTTCGTCAATCTCCGCGATGCGGGTGATCCGGTAGAGCTGGCGGCGCTATATGACCGCGAGGGCGCGGACGAATTGGTATTTCTCGATATCTCTGCTTCGGTAGAAGGTCGCGAAACGATGGAAGAAGTCGTGCGGCAGACGGCTGGCGAGATTGCTATTCCCTTTACGGTAGGTGGTGGCATCTCCAAGGTGGAGGACATGAAGCGGATTCTCCGTGCAGGAGCGGATAAAATTGCAGTGAATACAGCCGCGGTACTTAATCCGCAGTTGATTGCCGATGGTGCACGTCGCTTTGGCTCGCAGTGTATCGTGGTAGCGATCGATGCCAAGTATAACGATGCTTGGGGCGAGTGGGAGGTCTATACACATGGTGGACGGAAACCCTCCGGCATCAAGGCGCTGGAATGGGTTAAACAGGCTGAGAGCTTAGGCGCGGGAGAGATTCTGCTAACCAGTATGGACGCAGACGGAACAAAAGACGGCTTCGATCTGAAGCTGACGGCAGCTGTATCCGAATCTGTGCGTATTCCGGTCATCGCATCGGGCGGTGCGGGCAAGGAATCACATTTCTATGATGTATTCACCACAGGCAAAGCAGATGCAGGTCTGGCCGCAACGATTTTCCATTACAAAGAAATCGCCGTACCGGCGTTAAAACAACATTTGAGAGAACAAGGGGTGGAGATCCGTGACTAA
- the hisH gene encoding imidazole glycerol phosphate synthase subunit HisH — MAIAIVDYGMGNLHSVGKAVERLGYEALVTGDREEILGADGVILPGVGAFGDAMVHLRESGLDTVVKEAAAGSKPLLGICLGMQLLFSSSEEHGEHEGLDILPGKVVRFAPGELKVPHMGWNRLEFLHAENPLFTGLEAGHVYFVHSYHALTENRDDLLAVTDYGHPVTAIVGRGSNFGMQFHPEKSGELGMKLLGNFLALTGAPVQR; from the coding sequence ATGGCGATTGCAATTGTCGATTACGGTATGGGTAACCTGCACAGCGTCGGCAAAGCGGTCGAACGTCTTGGCTACGAAGCGCTGGTCACGGGTGACCGGGAAGAGATTCTTGGCGCAGATGGTGTCATTCTGCCAGGCGTAGGTGCTTTTGGTGATGCAATGGTTCATTTGCGGGAGAGTGGACTGGATACGGTGGTGAAAGAAGCCGCTGCCGGGTCCAAACCACTGCTCGGTATCTGTCTGGGGATGCAGTTGTTGTTCAGCTCAAGTGAAGAGCATGGCGAACATGAGGGACTGGATATTTTGCCAGGTAAAGTGGTGCGATTTGCACCAGGAGAACTGAAGGTTCCTCATATGGGATGGAACCGTTTGGAATTCCTGCACGCGGAAAACCCGCTATTTACGGGTCTTGAGGCAGGTCATGTCTATTTTGTCCATTCCTATCATGCGCTTACTGAAAACAGGGACGATCTGCTGGCGGTAACGGATTACGGACATCCGGTGACAGCCATTGTAGGCAGAGGATCCAACTTCGGCATGCAATTCCACCCGGAGAAAAGTGGAGAGCTCGGTATGAAGCTGCTCGGCAACTTTTTGGCTCTGACAGGAGCACCTGTACAAAGGTAA